The Microbulbifer hydrolyticus genome has a segment encoding these proteins:
- a CDS encoding DUF2066 domain-containing protein: MPLTMNPRVLLCFSLLLAALLLALPASARVMPDLYEVNEAVPSRGTTDRAEATRRGLERVFVRVTGNQNVGNDPKLAPVLKQAQKYVQGYRYDTEDNQLYLQLTFDPQALNDLVHKLQLPLWPNNRPGTLVWMAVDTLQGGRDTLRQEDYPELFGLLDGLAMERGLPLDFPVMDLNDQRNMPLGALWAQDESAAQRAGVRYHPDATLMGRLLQTSGQRWQANWLLIHGGRSYAFDASGASLEEVALRGVNEAANRLAERYAVRSDDAGVASAVLVEISGIRSFADYSKATGYLQGLAQVSSADVLSVNGDRLTLALTTSTQLESLRDVLALNRNLQLAKDEGLVDLTGYRAPLGSAQNPLRYSWQ; encoded by the coding sequence CCCTGCCGGCCTCAGCGCGGGTAATGCCGGATCTGTACGAAGTAAATGAAGCGGTACCCAGCCGCGGGACCACCGACCGCGCCGAGGCCACCAGACGCGGCCTGGAGCGAGTGTTTGTGCGCGTGACCGGCAACCAGAATGTGGGCAATGACCCCAAGCTGGCACCGGTGCTGAAGCAGGCCCAGAAGTACGTGCAGGGCTACCGCTACGACACGGAAGACAACCAGCTTTATCTGCAGCTGACCTTCGACCCCCAGGCGTTGAACGACCTGGTGCACAAGTTACAGTTACCCCTGTGGCCGAACAACCGTCCCGGCACGCTGGTGTGGATGGCGGTCGATACCCTGCAGGGGGGCCGCGATACCCTGCGCCAGGAAGATTATCCGGAGCTGTTTGGCCTGCTGGATGGCCTGGCGATGGAGCGTGGCTTGCCGCTGGACTTTCCGGTCATGGACCTCAATGACCAGCGCAACATGCCTCTGGGCGCCCTCTGGGCTCAGGATGAGAGTGCCGCGCAACGCGCCGGGGTCCGCTATCACCCGGATGCCACCCTGATGGGGCGCCTGCTGCAGACCTCCGGCCAGCGCTGGCAGGCCAACTGGCTGCTGATTCACGGTGGCCGCAGCTATGCGTTTGACGCCAGCGGCGCTTCTCTGGAAGAAGTGGCCCTGCGCGGGGTCAATGAGGCGGCGAACCGGCTGGCCGAGCGCTATGCGGTACGCAGCGATGACGCCGGTGTGGCCAGTGCCGTGCTGGTCGAAATATCCGGCATCCGCAGTTTCGCCGACTACTCCAAAGCCACCGGTTATCTGCAGGGCCTGGCCCAGGTAAGCAGTGCGGATGTCCTGTCGGTAAATGGTGATCGCCTGACGCTGGCGCTTACCACCAGTACCCAGCTGGAGTCCCTGCGGGATGTACTGGCGCTGAACCGCAATCTGCAGCTGGCGAAAGACGAGGGGCTGGTGGACCTGACCGGTTACCGGGCTCCGCTCGGCAGTGCCCAGAATCCTCTGCGATACAGCTGGCAGTAA
- the hda gene encoding DnaA regulatory inactivator Hda: MSDRSQSDDVPQQLSLGVSLRDDATFANFFQSLDDGNRQVVGLLQAFASGDNAEQAVYLWGEPGSGVTHLLQAVCQVAESAGRSFQYLPLADLIEAEPEVIVDGLEYLDLVCIDDLDLIEGRPHWQTALFHLYNRLRDSGRQLILGARKSPRGLALDLADLHSRLQWGLTFQLHPLSDADKVAALRQRSRLRGFDLPEDVAQYILHRAPRDTRALFACLEQLDRASLQAQRKITIPFVKQVLNI; the protein is encoded by the coding sequence GTGTCTGATCGCAGTCAATCCGACGACGTACCACAGCAGCTCTCGCTGGGGGTTTCCCTGCGTGACGACGCCACCTTCGCCAACTTTTTCCAGTCCCTCGACGATGGCAATCGCCAGGTTGTGGGACTACTGCAGGCGTTCGCCAGTGGCGACAATGCAGAGCAGGCCGTTTACCTGTGGGGGGAGCCCGGCAGTGGCGTTACCCATCTGCTGCAGGCGGTCTGCCAGGTTGCGGAAAGCGCCGGGCGCAGTTTCCAGTATCTGCCCCTGGCGGACCTGATCGAGGCGGAGCCGGAGGTGATCGTCGACGGCCTCGAATACCTGGACCTGGTGTGTATCGATGACCTCGACCTGATCGAGGGGCGCCCGCACTGGCAGACAGCCCTGTTCCACCTGTACAACCGTCTGCGCGATAGCGGCCGCCAGCTGATCCTGGGGGCGCGCAAGTCTCCCCGCGGACTGGCACTGGATCTGGCAGACCTGCATTCGCGCTTGCAGTGGGGTCTCACTTTCCAGCTTCACCCGCTGAGTGATGCGGACAAGGTGGCGGCATTGCGCCAGCGCAGCCGGCTGCGTGGCTTTGATCTGCCGGAAGATGTGGCCCAGTACATTCTGCATCGCGCGCCGCGGGATACCCGTGCACTGTTCGCATGTCTGGAGCAACTGGACCGCGCCTCGCTGCAGGCCCAGCGCAAGATCACCATTCCCTTCGTCAAACAGGTTCTCAATATCTGA
- the sodC gene encoding superoxide dismutase family protein yields MSIVAALLGCMALSASAETVVSVLKLDSKGVGAMLGTVTITETPYGLVFRPRLKGLPRGLHGFHLHENGSCLPAMKDGKMVPGLAAGSHYDPKKTGRHGMPWGDGHLGDLPALYVDADGQAYEPVLAPRVKLSDLKGRALMVHAGGDNYSDMPSPLGGGGARIACGVIQ; encoded by the coding sequence ATGTCTATTGTTGCCGCCCTGCTGGGCTGCATGGCGCTGTCCGCCAGCGCTGAAACCGTTGTCAGCGTGCTGAAACTGGACAGCAAAGGCGTGGGCGCCATGCTGGGCACCGTGACCATTACTGAAACCCCCTATGGCCTGGTGTTCAGGCCGAGGCTCAAGGGTTTGCCGAGGGGGCTGCACGGTTTTCACCTGCACGAAAACGGCAGCTGCCTGCCGGCGATGAAAGACGGGAAAATGGTGCCGGGGTTGGCAGCCGGGAGTCACTATGACCCGAAAAAAACTGGCCGCCACGGTATGCCCTGGGGCGATGGCCACCTCGGTGACCTGCCGGCACTTTATGTCGACGCCGATGGCCAGGCCTATGAACCGGTACTGGCCCCGCGGGTGAAGCTCTCCGACCTGAAAGGCCGCGCGCTCATGGTGCACGCCGGCGGTGACAACTACTCGGACATGCCCAGTCCACTCGGTGGCGGCGGTGCCCGTATTGCCTGTGGTGTGATTCAATAA
- a CDS encoding catalase family protein, with the protein MSRANTKLPFRIALLLAAILGTTQAQAADSHSRDQADIARSVDASIEQLAMEISPAERNAIVSAIESAREISRVAHQHNSPKYGEHYRRDAHAKATGCLRAEFEVNGDIPEQFQHSVFATPGHSYQAWIRFSNGDMLVQPDGKGDARGMAVKLLGAEGAVIAPELGGDVSPDAVNQDFIMTNTPAFFNRNIFDYAENMQHLAKLDRKGWFINLWPPRLHLKEMFRAYQTVSSTIETPLAEQYFSMLPYRLGDTTVKFSSRPCPAADYTTSVDKTADDFLTRQMADTLQAGSACFEFMLQPRPADASEKEMPLDDATVIWDEDAAPFVPVARIHIPPQTFTGEAQQEFCENLSMNPWRGVGQWEPVGSLNRARRLVYHAVSEFRHHQNSAPVREPANWCVPGADEPCTPQQGLNIHKPTWPLPRCFDGFFRPLDGSAASSQCTGDYGEILAERDAGY; encoded by the coding sequence ATGAGCCGGGCGAACACGAAACTCCCCTTCCGCATTGCTCTGTTGCTTGCCGCCATTCTCGGCACGACGCAAGCACAGGCAGCCGATTCCCATTCGCGCGACCAAGCGGATATCGCCCGCTCGGTGGATGCCAGCATCGAACAGCTCGCAATGGAAATTTCGCCCGCGGAGCGCAACGCGATTGTCTCGGCGATTGAATCAGCCCGTGAAATCTCCAGGGTCGCGCACCAGCACAACAGCCCGAAGTATGGAGAGCATTACCGCCGCGATGCCCACGCCAAGGCGACCGGGTGCCTGCGCGCGGAGTTTGAAGTAAACGGCGATATCCCGGAGCAGTTCCAGCACAGTGTGTTTGCCACACCCGGGCATAGCTACCAGGCATGGATCCGCTTTTCCAATGGCGACATGCTGGTACAGCCAGATGGCAAGGGCGATGCACGGGGAATGGCGGTGAAGCTCCTGGGTGCGGAGGGCGCGGTCATCGCACCGGAACTGGGCGGCGATGTCAGTCCTGATGCTGTAAATCAGGACTTCATCATGACCAACACTCCGGCGTTCTTTAACCGTAATATTTTCGATTACGCGGAAAACATGCAGCACCTGGCAAAGCTGGATCGGAAAGGCTGGTTTATCAACCTGTGGCCACCGCGCCTGCACCTGAAAGAAATGTTCCGTGCCTATCAGACGGTGTCGTCAACAATCGAGACGCCCCTCGCCGAACAGTATTTTTCCATGTTGCCGTATCGCCTCGGCGACACCACGGTCAAGTTTTCCAGCCGCCCCTGCCCTGCTGCCGACTACACCACATCGGTCGACAAAACCGCGGATGATTTTCTCACCCGGCAAATGGCGGATACCTTGCAAGCCGGCTCGGCGTGTTTTGAGTTTATGCTGCAGCCGCGACCAGCGGATGCGTCAGAAAAGGAAATGCCGCTGGACGACGCCACGGTGATCTGGGATGAGGACGCGGCGCCATTCGTGCCGGTTGCGCGCATCCATATTCCCCCGCAAACCTTTACTGGCGAAGCCCAGCAGGAGTTTTGTGAAAACCTGTCGATGAACCCCTGGCGCGGGGTGGGCCAATGGGAGCCCGTCGGCAGCCTGAATCGCGCGCGCCGCCTGGTGTACCACGCGGTGTCGGAATTCCGCCACCACCAAAACAGCGCACCGGTGCGGGAACCGGCCAACTGGTGTGTACCGGGTGCAGACGAGCCCTGCACGCCACAACAGGGGCTGAATATCCACAAACCCACCTGGCCGCTGCCACGCTGCTTCGACGGCTTCTTCCGCCCACTGGACGGCAGTGCCGCCAGCAGCCAATGTACCGGGGACTACGGCGAAATTCTGGCGGAGCGGGACGCCGGTTATTGA